Within Elizabethkingia sp. JS20170427COW, the genomic segment GATTAAGTGTTTTAGGGTTAGAGAAGTCTCTTCTAATTCTACCCACAAATACTTCATCTTTACCTTCTGCTTCTAAAGGCATTGGGTATATTTTATTTTCAATATCATCTAACACTACAACCCCTGGTGTTGCCGCTAGTAATGTTCTGATTTCATCTAAATCAAAATCGTTATTGAACTCAATATTTACACTTTCAGAATGCCCTCCTTGTACAGGAACTCTTACTGCAGTAGCAGTAAGGTTGAAACTATCATCTCCCATAATTTTCTTAGGCTCTTTCATCAACTTAATTTCCTCTTTTGTATAGTTATCATCTGCGAAAACATCACAGTGAGGCAAAGCATTTTTAAAAATAGGATAAGGATATACCATTGTAGGAGTTTCTCCTTTAATTTCGGCATTTAGTTGATCCACTGCATTTTTCCCTGTACCTGTTACCGATTGATAAGTGGAAACAATTACTCTTTTTAATCCATATTTTTTATGCAAAGGATTA encodes:
- a CDS encoding aspartate-semialdehyde dehydrogenase: MKVAVVGATGMVGQIMLKVLEERNLNVTELIPVASEKSVGKKVLFKGKEYEIVSMQDAIDMKPQIALFSAGGETSKQYAPKFAEVGTTVIDNSSAWRMEADKKLVVPEINASELTKEDKIIANPNCSTIQLVMVLNPLHKKYGLKRVIVSTYQSVTGTGKNAVDQLNAEIKGETPTMVYPYPIFKNALPHCDVFADDNYTKEEIKLMKEPKKIMGDDSFNLTATAVRVPVQGGHSESVNIEFNNDFDLDEIRTLLAATPGVVVLDDIENKIYPMPLEAEGKDEVFVGRIRRDFSNPKTLNLWIVADNLRKGAATNAVQIAEYLVANDLV